Sequence from the Nasonia vitripennis strain AsymCx chromosome 5, Nvit_psr_1.1, whole genome shotgun sequence genome:
acgagcagATTTGCATCGCAGAGAAAGTCCCTGTCTCAGCTTGATACTTTTCTGTCCAATGTATTTGTCTGGCAATTGCATAACGCTCTCGAGATGTTAATTCGTCTCGAATGCTGGGCACGAACAACAGCCGCACACACCCCCACATGCAAAAAATCGCGCACGCCATAACAAATGAgaaatatatgcatatatataatacatatacACATCAGAGCactgcagctgcagcagcattACGTCGTGGACACACGCGTGTGTCTATGTACTGTCGCACGTTAACCTTTCACCGTTATAAGCTTGCTAACCGTTCACTTGCATGACAGCTCAATTTGGTAATCCAGCGACAGTCACAAGGGTGCCTTCCGTCAAACGAAATCCGTCCTTTAAGTCTGCATCATCAGGTATCTAAACTGACATTTTTGCCTTTCGACTTGTTCCAGTTGTATATTATTCTTGCTCTTATGTAATGGTCACGCCATTGTTCgtgtcgattttttttaattttcgcttTTATAGGATATAAAGTTTGAAGATTTTCATTTGAAATGCGTCAGCTGTTCTTTCTTCGTAAAACGTTTATGACTTACAGAGGCGGCTAAAGAGTTCAATTTATGGATAGTAAATTCTGCGTATTTTTCACAAAAGGaatatatgtacaacaatgcACACACTGAACGATCCCTGTACGATTTCCTCAATGTTTACATGTTGACTTGCTTACACGCTTCCATACAATTTTTGCCATAAACAACCAAGGTGTGGAGAAAAGTTGCACTGCTTATTCAATGTAAAAAGCTGCGGTAGAACCATTACATAAGAGgcatttaaacaaaattaattgttaacTATCATCATATGTGATATTAAATCGATTTGATGAATCTCAACGCGTTGTTCAGGTATTGCATACTCTAAATGTCTGAATGGCTGCTAATtgctttttaataattcacAAAAATACTATTCATGAtaactgaagaaaaaaaatactcatCACTGGTAAGAAAACATTGCAAAGaattaattgtaaaattcgCAATAGGTCAAGCTGGTGCAGTGGACGAAGAAACCTTCCTCACGGCGTTCGAGGATGTGCCACCGGTGAAGCTATTCTCCAGCAAGGATCTCGAGGAGCAAATGAAGGCGATTAAGGACATTATAGGCGATGACAAGAAAGACTGGAAACAGAGAACGGATAGCGTATGTATATCTTGATTTCGTAATCGAAGGAAGAGTGGACGTACGAATGAACGTGGAATTTAAATGGCAGTTTATATGCCATCAATTATGTGGAAAAAACTATCTCTCGATGCACATGTTAAACCTTCTATAcagagttttattttttataataaatttcgaTGTTCATCTTGACACACATCCACGACGTTGGTTTTCCAATTGGAATCACGCTTATTTGCATACCATAACGTTAAAGCTGAATCACAAGCAAGACGGAAGATTCATGACAcgtgtatttttctttctctccacAGATGAAAAAACTGCGAGGGATAATAATAGCCGGCGGAATGAACTACGACATATTCCCGGTCTGTCTGAAGGATCTTCAGCGGCCGTTCGAGACGGCCTGCGCGGATCTGCGCTCGCAGGTGGTTCGCGAGGTCTGCATCACCCTCGCCTATCTGAGTCTCCAGCTCAAGAACAAGTTCGCCAGTTTCGGCGAGACCGTTTTGCCGACGTTAATGAACCTCATCCAAAACAGTGCCAAGGTGAGAGCACCGATCCATCTTTGGCAAATTAAAATCTCTCACGGCTGGCGTTCTGCCCGGCTTCGCTAATAAGTCTCCGAGATACTCATcattgttctttttttctgctaTTTCTTTCTTCGAAAAGGTCGTGGCGACGGCTGGTGCAGTGGCGGTGCGTTTTATACTGCAGAACACCCACAGCAGCCGCTACGTGCCAATCATCGTGGCGTCACTGAACAACAAGAGTAAAGACATACGCCGTGCGACCTGCGAGTATCTGCACTTGATTCTGCAGTCCTGGCAGACGGCAATTCTGCAGAAGCACGTGAACATTCTTCAGGACGCGATAAAGAAGGGGATGGCCGACTCAGATTCCGAGGCTAGAGCTTTCGCCAGAAAGTAAGCTGTCTTGAGATGTGACGTGTGAGCTGATGCGGAGGACACGACTAAAATGATCCTATATCGATTTTCAGATCTTACTGGGCATTCAAAGAGCACTTCCCGGAAAATGCCGAAGCCCTGCTCAACAGTCTCGACGCGACGTACAAACGTGCCCTGATGTCACTGAGCAACAGCGGCAGCATAAACAGCCTGAACGCGGTGTCGAAAACGAATACTAGTCCACGCGCGCCTAGACCTGCCATGAGTGCCACAGGTTAGTATCGTCAACGATATTCGCGGAAATTGGTCAAAGCTGCATTATTCATCTTCATCATCGTCATTGTGATCGTTGCGGGAATATGCGGGTTGTTGAATGTTAAGTGACGTAAAGTCGAGCGCGCTGTCGCAGGTTTCGATAGCAATAAGAAAAGTTGACGAGTCAACGGACGGTAAATGTTTGACTTTCTTTTCCATGCTGCTTTATGTGACTTGACATTGCATTACGCGTACGAAGGTAGCACGGAAAACTTGCATCATACTCAGGGCCAACCTCATGGCCCGCTCAGACGCACTCCGTCCTTGCCACGATCTTATCGTCAATCTGGGATTCCGATTCTTCAAAGACCTACTGACAATCACTGTAATTCTTATAATTGTTTAGAAGTTTTCCcattatttgatttttattttcaaatgcCATACATATGTCAGTTCCCAACAGTCGAAAGTATATAACGCTGATACTTGCACGTTTTATAGTTTACTAGATTCTCAGACAATGAAATCTCCTTGTAATACGCACAGTTTCATAATGATATATGTtgtgatttatttttgttcagACAGCACACCCTTATACGTGATCTATAAtatgtaatttaatttagcgtTTATCAACATCCAACTACTTTTCATCCACATCGTAAAATACTATTAACATACATTACGTTGATCGTCGTAACTATATACGAAactacttttattattatgtattattttcgATTTAATGATCGTTGAGTCCATGTAATTTTAGCCTTCGTACATATTTttagtaatattatatattttgctCGTATTAATTTCGTACACTAACATATTGTAAACTTTGAAGTTGATGTATGTTAGCATCGTAGTCGAGAAATTTCAATCAATtctatatgattttattttaaggTCGCGTATCCCCTGGAGTAAGATCAACAAGTGCCATAGATCTCCAAGCTGCTCAAAGAGCCAAAGCTAGAATGAAGTATGCGTACATGAATCGACAGAAGGCTACACTTCGTatgtattttttgtattttttatctgTACAAGCTACTAACAATGCTAACCtactatttaaaatttgttcaatGCTGCAAAGATAATGATCATGGTGGTCAACCAAGCAGACAAGGTATTGCTACGTTGATTGCTCTGAGTTATTTTCGATGTTGTGTAATTCATTGTTAAAATAGgatattttataatgttttaactttttatttaacaGCTCGGCCGAATAAATCGCCAGAATCCAGTTCTATGGCCAGTCCCGAAAGAATTGCACGAACAAGAACTCGCGTTTCTGGAGTTTCGCAATCTCAACGTAAGTCTCTTAATTATTTGtcagattttttatttgatgctCGTTAACGTGAATTATGCTATTTTAATAATGTCAAAcgttaattttcaatttacagCTAGCAGTAGATCTGGTTCACCTTCGTCCAGGTTGAGCTATGCAACGTACAATAGGGATGGTGAATCTCTGGTTCCAAGACCTAAAATATTGGATCATGGAATGCGAAGCTCGGGAAATAGTCGGGAACCTAGTCCGCAACGATTTGGGTATGACAGAAACAGTTTTGGAAGTAAAGTCaggtatgtatatattttctttGTAGAAAACCTTTGTTAGAAAAacaacattaattttttgcaattcCATTACAGGAGTAGGAATTTACACATGTCACCGACGGATAGGCCACCTTCTCGACCTGTTATGGCGCAAAAAATGCTCCAGCAATCGCGCGAAGCTGAATCTGCATTAGCTGATGCTCTTACGTTCGACAGTATTGACAGTTATACCAGAACACCTAAAGGTAAAGGAGATCATAGTGATGACAGTGAAACCAGCAGCATTTGTTCAGAACGCAGTCACGACAGCTTTCGTAGACCGAGCGAtgtaagtattttttatataattttttaatgataaaaatcAATCACTCAGATCACACAAAAATTTAGTTATAGTTTAATCACAAATGACATTCTTTAAAAAACATGGACgaaaatcttatttttgaGTTTGTTTCTACAACAATATAATTATCCTTGATTTTCTCTCTTGATTGACTATAActtaataaaatacttatctgaaTAATTTGCATATGTCAATTATACATCAATTTTGCATAAAATGTACCTCAAAGTCaattaataatatactttAATCTTTCTAAAATCCTAAAGTTAAAGTTTTAAATTTCACAATCAATTGTGTCTTTATTTACAAAGTTTACTAAAAATGTAGCTAACATATGTTTGGTTCCTTTTTGATTTTGTTGCTGCCTGTTTATTTCATTTGGACTAATTGGACATGCCTGAAACACTTTATGAAACACCGTGTTTGATCTTGTTGAACCTGTTAGTCATTTTCGTGGAGTGGCTCCCAGCAAAGATTGTATCGAGATGTATGGGATCAATCAATCCCAAAGGTTTGTTTGTTTTATGCATAATCCATAACCTTTATTGATTGATAAATGTTCCTTCTggttttatttgaatatacaTACTTATGGTTTTCCATTCTTCTAAATCATTTAATACATGTACATATTCTCTCtacttttaaataaatttaactgTCATTAAATCTTTCATAGCATGCAAATTACAAACTTgtataatgtactattatttaaTTGTGTGAATCCAAATTCTTTCAAGAAAATGCAAGTTAACACTATTTCTATTGATACCTAATTTGTTCCACTTTGATGAACCTTATTATACACTGTCTACGCGCTATGTAATGATTGTGAAAAAACTTTGATCATAATTATACACATACGTATGAAACATAAACTAATAATATTTTGCTTATGCAGGATATTAAAGAGATTATCGATAATTGTGGACACAAACACTGGGCTGATCGGAAAGAGGGTTTGCTAGGCCTGCAGCATTATCTTGCCAGTGGATTCACGTTAAGTGCCACAGAGCTACGTAAAATAACtgatatttttgcaaaaatgttCATGGATTCGCATACAAAAGTCTTTAGTTTGTTCCTCGATACTTtgaatgatttgattcaaacTCACTGTGAAGATCTTGGTGATTGGCTCTATGTGTTGTGTACTCGACTTCTTAACAAACTGGGAACGGATTTACTTGGATCAATTCAGACGAAAATTCACAAAACGTTGGAAGGTGTTAGGGAATGCTTTACAGGCGAGCAGTTATTACCATGTGTAATGCGATTCTTAACGAATCCCACTCAAACGCCAAATTCCCGCGTTAAAGTAGCAACTTTGACATTTATAACTCAAATTGCTGAGACTGCTGAACCGTCCGCTTTGAATAGTTCTGCGGGTCCAGGGCTCGCTAGACTGTTAGACTGGACAAACGATGTCAAAAGTCAAGATGTCAGGAGACATGCCCAAAATGCTGTGATCGCCCTTTATAATTTGAATCCATCACAGTTTACAATGATACTTTCAGAACTGCCAAAGTATTATCAGGTACAGAGCTATTtcgattataatttttttttgttaaatacaTTTGAATCTTAAGTGTATTGACGAATATTTCGACGTTTTAGGAAGCTGCACTCCCACTCATTCAAAGTCACTTGAAAAGATCTTCGGCTACGAGTACACCAGCTTCTCCTGGAACACCTCCGCCCAGAGTTCCCAACTCACCAGCGCGTACTAAAGTAAGAGTAGAAAATGAAGGCGCGGATGATAGCTTGAATCCTGAAGAAGTTTACAAGTAAGATAATCAAGCTTTTTTAAGTTATAAACAATACACGTTATCCACGCATGACATTTATCAAATTTAATGATGTTTAGATCTTTACGTCGTACAACGgcggaaattcaaaattatggGTTTGAGCGCCTAGAAAGAGCAACTACCAGCAAAGACAGTGGTATTAGTAATATGGCTGACGTAGAAGAAAGACTGGAGGGTCTTACTCTATCTAACTCGGTACGTTGCGTTTCTTAATTATAGCTAGATTTAATCTGTTTACTTTTATGTTAATTTAATCGCATGTCGTAAAAATAGGGACGTTCTTCTTCGGTTTCATCGCCTACACAACGCGGCAAGACCGTTACCAACGTGGCAGTAAACGGTTCAAATGACACTATCGCCGGTGACCTTATACTACCTCAGGAGAATAATGGATATAAAACTCATGGCTCCTCGCCGGATTCAATAAGAGGGCCAGAAGTTCTTGATAACACATTGAAGATACTACAAGCGGAAGAATCGCAAATTACGGAAAAAGTGGCTGCGTTACAAGAATTCCAACAATACGTTCGTGAAGGAGATGCTCTTTATATAAAGCAGCATTTTAAGTAAgttcttgtttttttaaattttataataattttttttcctttaaaTATATCGGTACTTATTGGTAATACTTGATCCCTTTGCAGAAGACTGTTAAAAACGTTAATTGGAAGTTTGGCCAGCGATAATAAAGAGATGCAGATTGAAGTGCTCCAGTCCCTCATAGACATGCTAAAGTGCCCTGAATTAGCAGAAAGCTTCTCTAATTACGCAGAGCTCTTAGTTCTGAAAGTAATAAGAGCTCACAAATATGACGATCAAAAGTCTGATgcgagtagcagcagcagtaacAGCGCTAGAACCACGGTAAAATATCCTGAGGTATATTAGGTGTTGTTTCTTTGTGTTGCGCTTTTATTTTGATTCATCTATTTTCATCATTTCGGAAAAAGTAGGTCTCAATTTTGAAGAATTTACAAATTTCGATGTTCAATATTTGTGTTCAACAACCAAGAAACGATATCTTTCTACTCTTAGTGATAGTGATTTTGGAAGCACGATGCAACTttaacatttaatttttccttgattttatttttttgcatgGATTATTCTCAGCAACTTACATTTATACCTTATTTTTACCTTAAGTGCATGTGCATAATATAAGTTATaaacatattttaattataaaatgctTGGATTGCTTTAAAAAACAGCATTGCGTAAAAATCATAGTAGTGGACACCATCAATTGTCTGATAGTGGTATGTTTTAAACTAATAAGCTGTTCTTCGATAATTATAATAGGTGCTCAGAATGGCGGAGAAGTGCGCAGCTACTGTAGCCGTAATTTTGCCACCCGAACAAACGATACAATTCGCTTCATCTATGATGACCACAGAGCCATTCCCACAAAACATGGGTGCAATTAAAATGCTTCACAAAGTAGTGGAACACTATGGCCGGGAGGCGATAGAACCACATCTTTCAAAAGTTATGCCAGGTCTTATAAAGGTAAGAGTCAACAGTAAGATTTTGGAGACATTTAAATACTTAAAAGAGTCAATATATAATAGCAGTTTCATATAAGCTAACCATGCACAAGTATGCTAAGTCTGATATAAGCTCATCGAATTTCAGGCCTATGATGATGCCGAATCGACGGTGCGCAAGAGCGCGGTATTCTGCATGGTGGCAATACATGCGGCTGTCGGCGAAGAGGCACTGAAGCCTCATCTGAGCTCCCTGTATGGCAGTAAGCTCAAACTGCTCAACATCTACATTCAACGAGCACAGCAAGCCACGAGCCAGCCGGCGAGTCCTCGTAGTAACAGCAACAAAAACTAACCGGCGACGGCTGCCAGCGCCGGTGGCAGCAGCATCACCACCGCCGCGACACTCAGGATTGCAATTATGAAGAGATTCGCTCGCCTCACAGCGAGGCATGAGCGATTGCTCTTTCAATTTCTCAGCAAGTCCGAGCCCTGATCCCAAGGCGCGACACTGAATTTTCTTTATACCAAGTACAAAAGATGATGGACTGTCAATACGTTGTACTAGGCTCTGCTGGCGACGCCGAGGGCAGGGATGTGGCgcagaaggaggaggaggacgaaaGTTTAGAGAACGTTTTTAAGCCTACTCTCTGCGATGATTATTCTCTCGTGATCGGATTTGCTTAATATTCGTTTATCTCTTGAACGACTGTGTATATACTTTGATGGACGTTTTCGTGTAAAACACCGTTATAAGCGCACTTGCTTCGGCTCTTTAACGCTGGTCGATCGGTGCTTTTTAGTGTATAGCACTGTGAGCAATaacagagaaaaataaacttgTGGCACTGCAGATATGCCGATGACGTAACGAGACAGGTACAATTTCtttataaacaaaagaaatatttaaaaaaaaaatataataaacgttTAAAACGAGGAATGCTacttaatatttttctgaaaaatcttaataataattgacaaaaaagcagattatatAGAGCTATCCAAATGTAAATTTTAACAAGCGTATTCTTGAAAATTGACGTCAAGCGAGCTTGATGCATCAGTTGGCGAAAGGTATCGATCGATCAAAGTTATTCGTTAACAGTGCATTATTGTCTAGGGCTTTTCCTGCCCACAGTGCATGCGAGACTTAcactcatacacacacacacacacacacacacacatttacACATTTAATTATACAGTGAACATTGACTTCCAGCTGGAGAGATTCTGGCTCAATACGCTGCATTGATATCCCtcccctattttttatttctttatttacagATTGTAAGTTCAGAATGACAGTGAATTGCTACACTCggtaattttataattaccCAACGTGTGTAGGAGCGCTTGATGTTTTGAAGAAAGAAACAGGCAATGTGAGCATGCATAATTATGTAGATTTTTATGTGCTAGTCAAGAATCCTGAAGGACGCACAAGACACAAGAGACACAAAGAACGAATCAGAGCTTTTGTTTTCTTGAAGAGATCGGGTACGGGGCAAAGGGGGAAATACGCAATAAAAAATTGCGGGACAAACGGTAGAATGAGTGAGATTTTGCATAAAAGTAATGACTAGTTCGTTTTAGTGACTCGTCTAATTGCCAATTCTACACAAATTGATACTGAATCAAATTTTATCCGTAATTTTCATTGAAGCTATTCCTTCGTGCCATTGCCTTCTTTCTTGTCTGCATAAAAACGGCTACGAGTGACGTTAATCCATTTTTACATAGTTTGTAGTTTAAGGGGCTTTACAGTATTGTCATTTTCAGtagtattttttgtatgcaaattttaaaagaaaataaatttacatttaAGTTCGTTTTGCACACACATTTTAAATATGTGAATTTCGTCTGACgagaaagtgaaaattataaatcctTCACGTGTTAAACATGTAAGTGCCAAAAATGTCGGACTTGCAAAAATGTAAACAGTcaagcaaaaataattttgaaattttcacgCCAAAAGTTTACCAAGTGCGTCTTTTAAAATCTGTCTGTCAATCACTTCTGTACAACGACAAACAAATCATTTAGTTGATTTTGTTAAGTTAAATTTAAGTTTTAAACTTTTACTCGagaaattttcataaaacatAGACTTTTTACGATTTTCACGTTTTTTGAAACCAGTGCCCCGATTTCCAAGTCCCGATTCTAGTTTCTTCATGGCGGCTCGAAAGTAGTCTCAGCGTGTACCAaccgtgtatatatatacagattATTATAAGTAATTGTAGGACTTACACTAATATAGTATTAACATTCTAATAATTCTTTTTACCGCAATAAGGCGGCTGTCTTGGATAAGTGCATTAAGAGCCGTCACATTTTGCAATGCAATCGTTTATGAATGCTTGTTTTGTTAAGTTTTTGAGCACTATTATTGGTATGATATATTATTAACCTTAACCCTTAGACGGCGAAGCtcaaaaatacgaaaaataatCATAAGAATACAGAACTGTCGAATTACTGTGAGATACATCTGTTTTGTCTTTTTCCCTAATATAGtgttttatgtatatttaatcTTGAAAGAtcgttttatttaattttgagtTTCCGTTGACCTATGTTGAATGTAAATCTTTTCACTGGATTTCACTACATGAAATAAAGGCTTATATCCTGGAGTTTTAatgtgcaaaatataaataatatctgttaacaataaaaataaaaatattaatgatcAATTTCTAAACGatcatattataaatataaataaaatattttgatagtGTATTTGTGTCACTCATCACGATATATTATATAGggttttatattttgaaaattaaaatttatgtaCGCAGGATAAATAATCGTTAAGTGAgataaattattactatttatttacttatgtAAATATACGTCATAAAAGAAACATCAACGGGATAACGCATCATTACGTATCACAGCAATTCGACAACGTTGCTTAAGGGTTGATGTGCGttatgtaaaaaatgataCGATTAAAGCTTATATCGGTATGCGCGTACCTATTTTGTATTGTAGGCGCTCAACTTTACTGATACTTCAAGCAACCTAtttctaataataatattaactaTTGCGATAATAGTAACAAAACGTGTTCACAAAATTAATTTGCTTTTTCAGAGTTACCAATTCCCTAGATCCTTGCTTGTTTTGATACAGTTTTCGAATTATTTACTGATTTGTGCTTCGTAAAAGCTGCGCGCCGAAATATATTGTCATGTCCTTATGGAAAATTATTGTCCACTAAATATCTAACATCAAAGGCTTTCAAATATGAATAAGAGTGTTTGTCTTTtgatgttgaaaatacatttcttttattaatatctaaacgTCATTATTCAgatattttaatcaaaatgtttaaaacaaaaagaaaaaggttAGTATTGTTATTCTACGCGATTTGTTACATATAGTGCTAATACTTATatcaattcaaatttaattcTCATTGAAGAGTATGtagcaaaaattatattttcttgcgataagaaagaaaattatttttcgaaattaaGTATGGTAAGTATTAGTAATATATGCTACTCGCTGTAACAGTTTTCTGGAATTGAGTCTAAAAAGtttctaaaattttgttatgaaagataaaagttaaataattttatataaggACAAGTGAAATCGAGTTTTAAGAAATCTGCAACTGTAGCGATTTTTATTGATGTCTtcgtaaaaatttgttaaattgttTTGACGCgtgcttatatatatatatatctacctAAGTAATAACGCAATTCGTGTTATCTAAAGAATTTTAACGGTCACATAGtgacaaaatttaataataattaaaaggtTTCACGGTGATAAGAGCGATGAAACTTTGACTGCCTCCTTTCTTCTTCGTGTAAAGCAGGAGAAATTAAAGTAAAGGGAATTAAGCGCCACTAAAACGAGCAACGttcttttaaacaaacatGAAAATAACAAAAGTGAATGTAATAAAACTTTATAAAAGGGGAGGATAAAGTGAGAAAGTGTGTGATGGGAAACGAAAGACAAAAAAAGAGTAAGAGATCTGCAGAATTTTTTCACGCTAAATGGTTTAATACGAAGGAGCGCATCGGCTACTACGACGATGAATAATGTATAACCGTATTGTTATTGTAATTGCCAacttgaaataataaattaaagtaCTGCGACAAATCTGTGATTGACGGTTCAGTCACCTTTTTCTCCATATAATACTTATACGTCACTATTTTTTGTCcgatttttagttttattatacggtaatttttaatttatataacaCAACAGTAGGGACTTCTTTGATCCCATGCAGAAActcgtatttttattcgttttatttatttaaccattttACTCTGGATCTAAAATATAAAGTTCGATCACTCATTTCTCTTAATCAGTATTTATTCATCAAATAATCAaagtattatgaaaaaaaaacaacatttaaattttctaagtATATAATATCTACGATATATCAACGAAAGaattttggaatttttaattttattttcatatataaCTATATTGTACGTTATATCAACATGTCTTACATAATCATAATAACATTAAAAGGTTGCACTGTTGTCGAGATTCGTATCAATGCTTATCATGTGCCAATAGACATACAGTTTGCTATTCTAAACGTTGAAGATGTAGCCTACTAATACCACTATTTGAAATAAGGAGCCTTGTTGtgtaattttctaaaatataGCACTTGGAACGAACAGCAATTTACTGCTATGAATGCCTAGACATTTTATAcatgattattttatatttcatcGTCTTAATATgtcttaaaaattaattttacacaTTAAATACACAtcagtattaaaaaattatgatcgTAAAATACGATAAGTAGTATGCGTATAAGCGTTTAaatgaattataaaaaatacgcttTGTATCATCGCACCATTCAGGTAAACGTACAAAAATGTTGGTtctctattaaaaaaaatatcgtaacTCGGTTTCAAACGTAACGAAATTACGCTCAAATATCACCAGGAACAATCAAATCACATCGCACGATAACAACAGTCCTCGAGTTTTTGCATCATCacagttcttttttttcataaaaacaaGTACCCTATACGCCTAAGTACAAGACGACTCGTCATTTCGCTCACAGGCTCCTTCTCTGCGTTCAACATAACATCGTTCCCATATACGTAAAGTTATAAAATGAAACGCGTAACTCATAATAAAATTGGCTAAtaacgtatataatatattatgaaGTAATATCTCGACAATGAATGACTCGACGAATCTCATCGGGATTTTTTACGAATCGCGCATTTGAGACCGTGAAAAAGGCGAGTAAAAAAAACGTTGAAGATATCGATAAAAAATACTATTACTCTATCATATTATCTATTAACTGATGATATAG
This genomic interval carries:
- the LOC100121012 gene encoding CLIP-associating protein 1-A isoform X9, which encodes MAVNPRDMDGFMSLLSTTDIKKKLQVGLLLLNYLADPFKSIECQDIGLFIDNLVPWLNSSNPKVVQNGLDALTYLADRMGHDFRPYISTIIQPTIDRLGDNKDTTREKAQLLLLKIMEKGSMSPQNLLDKLQPAFSHKNAKLREEALILLTTTLHEHGADEMALSGVTPVIVKLLSDPTEKVRETAMNTLTDIYRHVGDRLRVDLQKKLNVPQAKLAQLLEKFDQLRAAGDMLPQARSADVGKDLDEPDRAIKSAPVKRTPSLLQKKSQFGPAKAPPVPQAQFGNPATVTRVPSVKRNPSFKSASSGQAGAVDEETFLTAFEDVPPVKLFSSKDLEEQMKAIKDIIGDDKKDWKQRTDSMKKLRGIIIAGGMNYDIFPVCLKDLQRPFETACADLRSQVVREVCITLAYLSLQLKNKFASFGETVLPTLMNLIQNSAKVVATAGAVAVRFILQNTHSSRYVPIIVASLNNKSKDIRRATCEYLHLILQSWQTAILQKHVNILQDAIKKGMADSDSEARAFARKSYWAFKEHFPENAEALLNSLDATYKRALMSLSNSGSINSLNAVSKTNTSPRAPRPAMSATGRVSPGVRSTSAIDLQAAQRAKARMKYAYMNRQKATLPRPNKSPESSSMASPERIARTRTRVSGVSQSQPSSRSGSPSSRLSYATYNRDGESLVPRPKILDHGMRSSGNSREPSPQRFGYDRNSFGSKVRSRNLHMSPTDRPPSRPVMAQKMLQQSREAESALADALTFDSIDSYTRTPKGKGDHSDDSETSSICSERSHDSFRRPSDSFSWSGSQQRLYRDVWDQSIPKDIKEIIDNCGHKHWADRKEGLLGLQHYLASGFTLSATELRKITDIFAKMFMDSHTKVFSLFLDTLNDLIQTHCEDLGDWLYVLCTRLLNKLGTDLLGSIQTKIHKTLEGVRECFTGEQLLPCVMRFLTNPTQTPNSRVKVATLTFITQIAETAEPSALNSSAGPGLARLLDWTNDVKSQDVRRHAQNAVIALYNLNPSQFTMILSELPKYYQEAALPLIQSHLKRSSATSTPASPGTPPPRVPNSPARTKVRVENEGADDSLNPEEVYKSLRRTTAEIQNYGFERLERATTSKDSGISNMADVEERLEGLTLSNSGRSSSVSSPTQRGKTVTNVAVNGSNDTIAGDLILPQENNGYKTHGSSPDSIRGPEVLDNTLKILQAEESQITEKVAALQEFQQYVREGDALYIKQHFKRLLKTLIGSLASDNKEMQIEVLQSLIDMLKCPELAESFSNYAELLVLKVIRAHKYDDQKSDASSSSSNSARTTVKYPEVLRMAEKCAATVAVILPPEQTIQFASSMMTTEPFPQNMGAIKMLHKVVEHYGREAIEPHLSKVMPGLIKAYDDAESTVRKSAVFCMVAIHAAVGEEALKPHLSSLYGSKLKLLNIYIQRAQQATSQPASPRSNSNKN